Proteins from a genomic interval of Rhodococcus rhodochrous:
- a CDS encoding MCE family protein, protein MPTWLPKVAATCFVVVSALVLVFVYHGFRGSFTPGVKVTVESGRSGLMLEDGAMVKAHGVHVGSVTAVQQTPSGAVIELRLDPDAAARLPADPGADIRATTVFGAKYVTLTDPPSPGPVGLAEGTVLRASSVTVETNTVFESLSDVLHAVDPAKLNRTLGALSSALRGQGESLGRALVDTDAVLTRIEPRTETLRRDLAAAEATADIYAGATDGIVASFDNLAVTGTTLVDRADDLDRVLLAAIGMGDAGRRVVEPNSEQIVDVLDLLRPTASLLEEYSPVLPCFLQGADRARQLAEPASGGNGSSMMLKSTFLLGTDPYEYPRNLPVVEATGGPRCGPLPIVTVDETPAPYVVANTGANPFEAGNTSPVFVPDSLFELLTGGAG, encoded by the coding sequence GTGCCCACCTGGTTGCCGAAGGTCGCTGCGACGTGCTTCGTCGTCGTCTCCGCGCTCGTTCTCGTGTTCGTCTACCACGGCTTCCGCGGCTCGTTCACGCCCGGCGTGAAGGTGACCGTCGAGAGCGGCCGCTCCGGTCTGATGCTCGAGGACGGCGCCATGGTCAAGGCGCACGGGGTGCACGTCGGCAGCGTCACGGCGGTGCAGCAGACGCCGTCCGGCGCGGTGATCGAACTGCGCCTGGATCCGGACGCCGCCGCCCGGCTGCCCGCCGACCCCGGCGCCGACATCCGCGCGACGACGGTCTTCGGCGCCAAGTACGTCACCCTCACCGACCCACCGTCGCCCGGCCCGGTCGGACTGGCCGAGGGCACGGTGCTGCGCGCATCGAGCGTGACCGTGGAGACGAACACCGTCTTCGAATCGTTGTCCGACGTCCTGCACGCGGTCGATCCGGCGAAGCTGAACCGCACGCTCGGTGCGCTGTCGTCGGCGTTGCGCGGACAGGGCGAGTCGCTCGGCCGCGCGCTCGTCGACACCGACGCCGTCCTCACCCGGATCGAACCGCGCACCGAGACACTGCGACGCGATCTCGCCGCCGCCGAGGCGACCGCCGACATCTACGCCGGAGCCACCGACGGGATCGTGGCGTCGTTCGACAATCTCGCCGTCACCGGCACGACCCTCGTCGACCGCGCCGACGACCTCGACCGCGTCCTGCTCGCCGCGATCGGCATGGGTGACGCCGGTCGCCGTGTGGTCGAGCCGAACAGCGAGCAGATCGTCGACGTGCTCGATCTCCTGCGCCCCACGGCTTCTCTCCTCGAGGAGTACTCGCCGGTCCTCCCCTGCTTCCTGCAGGGCGCCGACCGTGCCCGGCAGCTCGCCGAACCGGCCTCGGGTGGCAACGGCTCGTCGATGATGCTGAAGTCGACCTTCCTGCTCGGCACCGACCCGTACGAATATCCGCGCAATCTTCCGGTCGTCGAGGCCACCGGCGGGCCACGCTGCGGTCCCCTGCCCATCGTGACGGTCGACGAGACCCCCGCCCCGTACGTCGTAGCGAACACCGGCGCCAATCCGTTCGAGGCCGGCAACACCTCACCGGTCTTCGTCCCCGACTCGCTGTTCGAACTGCTCACCGGAGGCGCCGGATGA
- a CDS encoding MCE family protein: protein MTRTAIAAGIYALVMVLILAGLFVVFGQVRFGEHTRYHALFDDVSGLEEGQFVRVSGVEVGRVTAVEFAENNRIDVAFEVDSSYTPTRASIATVRYLNLVGDRYLELSDGAGDPTPMAADETIGTDRTRPALDLDVLIGSFTPLFRALEPEQVNRLSADLITVLQGQGGTVESVLAQAASLTSHIADRDVLVGQVITNLDSVLANLAAHRDTFDTALVRAHEVAARLAQDATLVGDAVTHIDAIGGSLTDLLAQSRTSLAGTIRETGNVAAQVDSRSDTVEQLTTELPDAYKALTRLGAYGGFFNYYLCGMLIEINDLSGNKVTSPLFGQTTGRCAPA, encoded by the coding sequence ATGACACGCACCGCGATCGCCGCGGGCATCTACGCCCTCGTCATGGTTCTGATCCTGGCCGGACTGTTCGTCGTCTTCGGCCAGGTCCGGTTCGGTGAACACACGCGCTACCACGCGCTCTTCGACGACGTCTCCGGTCTCGAGGAGGGCCAGTTCGTCCGCGTCTCCGGGGTCGAGGTCGGCAGGGTCACCGCCGTGGAGTTCGCCGAGAACAACCGCATCGACGTGGCCTTCGAGGTCGACTCGTCGTACACCCCGACCCGCGCGAGCATCGCCACCGTGCGTTATCTCAACCTCGTCGGCGACCGGTACCTCGAATTGTCCGACGGTGCCGGCGATCCCACACCCATGGCGGCCGACGAGACGATCGGCACCGACCGGACCCGGCCGGCACTCGATCTGGACGTGCTCATCGGCAGCTTCACACCGTTGTTCCGCGCGCTCGAACCCGAACAGGTCAACCGGTTGTCGGCCGATCTCATCACCGTGCTGCAGGGCCAGGGCGGCACCGTCGAATCCGTCCTCGCCCAAGCGGCTTCGCTCACCTCGCACATCGCCGACCGCGACGTCCTCGTCGGGCAGGTGATCACGAACCTCGACTCGGTCCTCGCGAATCTCGCCGCGCACCGCGACACCTTCGACACCGCACTGGTGCGCGCCCACGAGGTGGCCGCGCGACTCGCACAGGACGCCACGCTGGTCGGCGACGCCGTCACCCACATCGATGCGATCGGCGGGTCGCTCACCGATCTGCTCGCGCAGTCCCGCACCTCACTCGCCGGCACGATCCGCGAAACAGGCAACGTCGCCGCGCAGGTCGACTCGCGCAGCGACACCGTCGAACAACTGACGACCGAACTGCCCGACGCCTACAAGGCCCTCACGCGACTCGGCGCCTACGGCGGATTCTTCAACTACTACCTGTGCGGCATGCTCATCGAGATCAACGACCTGTCCGGCAACAAGGTCACCTCACCGCTGTTCGGGCAGACGACGGGCAGGTGCGCTCCGGCATGA
- a CDS encoding MlaE family ABC transporter permease: protein MTGAATGRTAQVVRRLGHGISRSIDILGRQVVFLVGALFSTVRAARHYPRETLRVVSEIGLGTGVLAMVGGSVAIMGFLTLFAGATVAVQGFTSLGNIGVEALTGFLSAYVNVRVVAPVTAGVGLAATIGAGTTAQLGAMRISEEIDALEVMAIKSVPYLVGTRILAGLIAVVPLYSLSVLASFLSSRIATVVVLGQSPGVYDHYFATFLRPTDVLWSFGQAITMAVVVMTVHSYYGYTASGGPSGVGVATGRAVRMSLIAVVTVTLLISLVLYGSSRQLHLAG, encoded by the coding sequence ATCACGGGGGCGGCCACCGGTCGGACTGCGCAGGTGGTGCGCCGCCTCGGCCACGGGATCTCACGCAGCATCGACATCCTGGGACGCCAGGTCGTCTTCCTCGTCGGCGCGTTGTTCTCGACGGTGCGGGCGGCCCGGCACTATCCGCGCGAGACCCTGCGTGTGGTCTCGGAGATCGGCCTCGGCACCGGCGTGCTCGCGATGGTGGGCGGCAGCGTCGCCATCATGGGTTTCCTCACCCTGTTCGCCGGCGCGACCGTCGCCGTGCAGGGTTTCACCTCACTCGGCAACATCGGTGTCGAAGCGCTCACCGGCTTCCTGTCCGCCTACGTCAACGTCCGGGTCGTCGCACCTGTGACGGCCGGTGTCGGTCTCGCCGCGACCATCGGTGCCGGGACCACCGCTCAACTCGGCGCGATGCGGATCAGCGAGGAGATCGACGCGCTCGAGGTCATGGCCATCAAGTCGGTGCCGTATCTCGTCGGCACACGCATCCTGGCGGGCCTGATCGCCGTCGTGCCCCTGTACTCGCTGTCGGTGCTGGCGTCGTTCCTGTCGAGCCGCATCGCGACCGTCGTGGTGCTCGGCCAGTCGCCCGGCGTCTACGACCACTATTTCGCGACCTTCCTGCGCCCGACCGACGTGCTGTGGTCGTTCGGGCAGGCGATCACCATGGCCGTGGTCGTCATGACCGTGCACAGCTACTACGGCTACACCGCCTCGGGCGGACCATCCGGCGTCGGTGTCGCGACGGGTCGCGCGGTGCGGATGTCGCTCATTGCGGTGGTGACGGTGACCCTGCTGATCTCCCTGGTCCTCTACGGCAGCAGCCGCCAGCTGCATCTGGCGGGGTGA
- a CDS encoding MlaE family ABC transporter permease, whose amino-acid sequence MGSVPRATAHALGGFYALSLDAFTALFRSRFQWREFLTQFWFIARVSLVPTILMSVPFTVLVVFTLNSLLLEIGAGDLSGAGAGLGAITQIGPLVTVLVVAGAGATAIAADLGSRTIRDEIAALEVLGIDPAARLVLPRALASTAVAVTLNGAVCAIGLIGGFFFSVTLQNVDPGAYAAGVTLLVGPGELLLSEIKAAVFGLLAGLIACHRGLSVSGGPKSVGEAVNETVVFAFVALFLANMLLTSIGIAVMGR is encoded by the coding sequence ATGGGATCGGTGCCACGCGCGACCGCACACGCACTGGGCGGTTTCTATGCGCTGTCCCTCGACGCGTTCACCGCCCTGTTCCGCTCCCGCTTCCAATGGCGCGAATTCCTCACCCAGTTCTGGTTCATCGCCCGGGTGTCGCTCGTGCCCACGATCCTGATGTCCGTCCCGTTCACCGTCCTCGTCGTGTTCACGCTCAATTCGCTGCTGCTCGAGATCGGTGCCGGCGACCTGAGCGGAGCGGGTGCCGGGCTCGGCGCCATCACGCAGATCGGCCCGCTCGTGACGGTGCTGGTGGTCGCCGGGGCCGGCGCCACCGCGATCGCCGCCGACCTCGGCTCCCGCACCATCCGCGACGAGATCGCCGCGCTCGAGGTGCTCGGCATCGACCCCGCCGCCCGGCTCGTGTTGCCGCGCGCACTGGCGTCGACCGCCGTCGCGGTCACGCTCAACGGGGCGGTGTGCGCGATCGGTCTGATCGGCGGGTTCTTCTTCTCGGTGACACTCCAGAACGTCGATCCCGGCGCCTACGCCGCGGGGGTCACGCTGCTCGTCGGTCCCGGTGAGCTGCTGCTCTCGGAGATCAAGGCGGCGGTCTTCGGTCTGCTCGCCGGTCTGATCGCGTGCCATCGCGGGCTCTCGGTCAGCGGCGGCCCGAAGAGCGTCGGCGAGGCCGTCAACGAGACGGTGGTCTTCGCGTTCGTCGCGTTGTTCCTTGCCAACATGCTGCTCACCTCGATCGGTATCGCGGTGATGGGGCGATGA